A genome region from Methylohalobius crimeensis 10Ki includes the following:
- the dnaQ gene encoding DNA polymerase III subunit epsilon: protein MRQIVLDTETTGLEPEEGHRVIEIGCVELIDRRLTGNRFHEYLDPEREIDREAIEVHGIDNAFLADKPRFTDIAENFLRFIQGSEVVIHNAPFDVGFINAELKRLGPQLGRMEDHASILDTLVLAKRMHPGQRNSLDALCKRYQIDNRHRDLHGALLDAEILASVYLAMTGGQTTLGLEGDSASQFSEAGAGKPQLAPRKIDRRNHAALKVVSCPPEDLAAHRERLEAIDKASGGNCLWHKP, encoded by the coding sequence ATGCGCCAAATTGTTCTGGACACCGAAACCACCGGCCTGGAACCCGAAGAGGGTCATCGCGTCATCGAAATCGGGTGCGTCGAACTGATCGACCGCCGCTTGACCGGCAACCGCTTCCACGAATATTTGGATCCCGAGCGGGAAATCGACCGAGAGGCGATCGAGGTGCACGGCATCGACAACGCCTTTCTCGCCGACAAGCCCCGGTTCACCGATATCGCCGAAAATTTTCTCCGCTTCATTCAAGGGAGCGAAGTGGTTATCCACAACGCCCCTTTCGACGTCGGCTTCATCAACGCGGAACTGAAACGTCTGGGACCGCAGCTGGGCCGCATGGAAGACCACGCTTCGATTCTCGACACCCTGGTCCTGGCCAAGCGCATGCATCCGGGGCAGCGCAACAGTCTCGATGCCTTGTGCAAGCGCTATCAAATCGATAATCGCCATCGCGATCTTCACGGCGCGCTCCTGGACGCGGAGATTCTGGCCTCGGTGTATCTGGCCATGACCGGCGGCCAAACCACCCTCGGCCTGGAAGGGGATTCGGCATCGCAATTCAGCGAAGCGGGAGCAGGTAAACCTCAACTCGCCCCCCGAAAAATCGACCGCCGAAACCATGCGGCATTGAAAGTGGTGAGCTGCCCGCCGGAGGATTTGGCCGCCCACCGAGAACGGCTCGAAGCCATCGACAAAGCCAGCGGCGGCAATTGTTTATGGCATAAGCCCTAG
- a CDS encoding LysM peptidoglycan-binding domain-containing protein — MLRFARFVILLSLVAAGGLTGCGQQPVKPSRQVAPAAEASPVTLRVNLREADRSAPKKQPEKPSPSKDNLWTRLFSLYRLPETDHPRIDQQLQWYAEHPEYVDRVQARARPYLYTIVEAIERNGLPGELALLPVVESAFQPDAYSRRRAAGLWQFIPSTGRLYGLEQNWWLDLRRDVHASTRAAIRYLKKLNADFHGDWLLALAAYNAGEGRVARAIRRNRRLHQPTDFWHLRLPRETRAYVPKLLAVARLFAHIEEYDMALNPIPNRPLYGIVNVGSQIDLNLAAELAQMPLEELYRLNPGFRRWATAPEGPHRLVLPLEKVELFEEHLAELPESKRVRWERYQVRRGETLSEIARHYQATVSVIRQINHLRGDLIYPGQALLIPMGPRDRVEMAQARSRRSQVHVVHRGDTLWDIARRYGVEIGQLARLNDLSVNSPLRVGQRLRVDGAGGENAPQWVNYTVREGDSLYRIALRFGVRLRDLRDWNRDRLESVLYPGQNLKVYLNQTAALVNSTS, encoded by the coding sequence ATGCTAAGGTTTGCGCGTTTTGTCATCCTGCTTTCATTGGTTGCGGCGGGGGGCTTGACCGGTTGCGGTCAACAGCCGGTCAAGCCGAGCCGTCAGGTCGCCCCGGCCGCGGAGGCGTCGCCCGTTACTTTGCGGGTCAACCTGCGCGAAGCGGATCGCAGCGCTCCGAAAAAACAACCGGAAAAACCGTCTCCATCAAAAGACAATTTGTGGACCCGCTTGTTCTCGCTTTATCGATTGCCGGAGACGGATCATCCCCGCATCGACCAGCAATTGCAATGGTACGCCGAGCATCCGGAGTATGTCGATCGCGTTCAAGCGCGGGCGCGGCCGTACCTCTACACCATCGTGGAAGCGATCGAACGCAACGGCTTGCCGGGTGAGTTGGCCTTGCTTCCGGTGGTGGAGAGCGCATTCCAGCCGGATGCTTATTCCCGGCGCCGGGCCGCCGGATTGTGGCAGTTCATTCCCTCCACCGGCCGGCTCTACGGCTTGGAGCAAAATTGGTGGCTGGATTTGCGCCGCGATGTGCACGCTTCCACCCGTGCGGCGATCCGCTATTTGAAAAAGCTCAATGCCGACTTCCACGGCGATTGGCTCTTGGCCCTGGCCGCCTATAATGCCGGCGAAGGGCGGGTGGCGCGAGCGATCCGGCGGAATCGCCGTCTCCATCAGCCGACCGATTTCTGGCATCTGCGCTTGCCCCGGGAAACGCGCGCCTATGTGCCCAAATTGCTGGCGGTGGCGCGTTTGTTCGCCCATATTGAAGAATACGACATGGCCCTCAATCCGATTCCCAACCGTCCCCTTTACGGGATCGTCAACGTCGGCTCGCAAATCGATCTCAATCTGGCGGCGGAATTGGCACAGATGCCTTTGGAGGAATTGTATCGCTTGAATCCCGGTTTCCGGCGCTGGGCCACCGCCCCCGAAGGGCCCCATCGGCTGGTGTTGCCCTTGGAGAAGGTCGAGCTGTTCGAAGAGCACCTGGCCGAACTGCCCGAATCCAAGCGGGTGCGCTGGGAACGCTATCAGGTTCGCCGGGGAGAAACCTTGAGTGAGATCGCCCGGCATTATCAGGCGACGGTGAGCGTGATTCGTCAGATCAATCACCTGCGCGGCGATCTGATTTATCCGGGGCAGGCGTTGTTGATACCGATGGGTCCCCGGGATCGGGTGGAAATGGCTCAAGCCCGGTCGCGTCGATCCCAGGTTCATGTGGTGCATCGGGGCGATACCTTGTGGGATATTGCCCGCCGTTACGGGGTTGAGATCGGCCAATTGGCGCGCTTGAACGATCTTAGCGTGAACAGCCCTTTGCGAGTCGGTCAACGCTTGCGGGTGGACGGTGCCGGGGGAGAGAACGCACCTCAATGGGTGAATTATACGGTGCGCGAAGGCGACTCCCTTTATCGCATCGCCCTTCGCTTCGGCGTGCGCCTGCGGGATTTGCGCGACTGGAATCGAGACCGCTTGGAGTCGGTGCTGTATCCGGGCCAAAATCTCAAGGTCTATCTGAATCAAACCGCGGCATTGGTTAATTCGACCAGTTAA
- a CDS encoding class I SAM-dependent methyltransferase, which translates to MPSYRPFHSPRRALRRWYRTPLGRRLRQLEATYLNRAIKVPYSFTLVQLGLLGWEKRYLDPGYLPQFCIVDESPITPNLPVIRAQMDSLPLASESIDVLILPHTLEYASDQHQLLREAERILKPEGQLLILGFHPWSFYRLYRWLPGNRHDAPWRGRAVSRLTLMDRLNLLNFAAEVGAQFDFNALHSPSRWNWLHLPGAPLWTVGYAVHAIKRTYTVIPITPTAEKCPGWVPGIASTAQRRTDDSKHQSG; encoded by the coding sequence ATGCCTAGCTATCGACCGTTCCATTCACCCCGCCGCGCACTTCGCCGTTGGTATCGAACCCCTCTGGGGCGTCGCTTGCGGCAACTGGAGGCGACCTATCTCAACCGCGCCATCAAAGTACCTTATTCATTCACTTTGGTGCAATTGGGTTTGCTGGGATGGGAGAAACGTTACCTGGACCCCGGTTACTTGCCCCAGTTTTGCATTGTCGACGAATCCCCCATCACCCCGAACCTTCCGGTGATCCGGGCGCAAATGGATTCCCTGCCTTTGGCGTCGGAAAGCATCGATGTCTTGATCTTGCCCCATACCCTCGAATATGCTTCCGACCAACACCAACTCTTGCGGGAAGCCGAAAGGATACTGAAGCCCGAAGGACAATTGCTGATTCTGGGATTCCACCCCTGGAGCTTCTACCGGCTATACCGTTGGCTTCCGGGCAATCGTCACGACGCTCCCTGGCGCGGCCGCGCGGTGAGTCGACTCACCCTCATGGACCGGTTGAATCTGCTCAATTTCGCCGCCGAGGTCGGCGCTCAATTCGACTTTAACGCGCTGCATTCGCCGTCTCGCTGGAATTGGCTGCATCTCCCCGGCGCGCCTCTGTGGACAGTGGGTTACGCGGTTCATGCCATCAAGCGCACCTACACCGTCATTCCCATCACCCCCACCGCGGAAAAATGCCCGGGCTGGGTCCCGGGAATCGCTTCCACCGCTCAAAGAAGGACCGATGACTCAAAACATCAATCTGGTTGA
- the rnhA gene encoding ribonuclease HI — protein MTQNINLVEIYTDGACRGNPGPGGWGALLRYRNRERELYGAEPHTTNNRMELMAAISALENLKRPCQVLLSTDSRYLKQGITEWLPNWIRRNWKTAAGKPVKNIDLWQRLVEAAEPHQIQWEWVRGHSGHPENERADQLANRAIDEMLS, from the coding sequence ATGACTCAAAACATCAATCTGGTTGAAATCTATACCGACGGCGCCTGTCGCGGCAACCCGGGACCGGGAGGCTGGGGCGCGCTGCTGCGCTACAGGAACCGGGAACGCGAACTGTACGGCGCCGAGCCTCATACCACCAATAATCGAATGGAGCTGATGGCGGCCATCTCGGCCTTGGAAAATTTAAAGCGCCCGTGCCAAGTTCTGTTGAGCACCGATTCGCGCTATCTGAAACAAGGCATCACCGAATGGTTGCCCAATTGGATCCGGCGGAATTGGAAAACCGCCGCCGGCAAACCGGTCAAGAATATCGACCTCTGGCAGCGCCTGGTCGAGGCCGCCGAACCGCATCAAATTCAATGGGAATGGGTCCGGGGCCACAGCGGCCATCCGGAAAACGAGCGCGCCGACCAATTGGCCAACCGCGCCATCGACGAAATGCTAAGCTGA
- a CDS encoding aminotransferase class V-fold PLP-dependent enzyme: MAGRNHLYVPGPTNAPDSVLSAMHVPMEDHRAPDFSELVKPLLEDLKKVFRTEKGQVFLFPATGTAGWEVAMTNTLSPGDKVLSYRFGQFSHLWIQSAQRMGLDVEYHEVPWGEGVPLEHLEQRLQEDTNHEIKGLLICHNETATGVTNDLAAIRRILDATGHPALFMIDGVSSIGSIEFRMDDWGVDVALTGSQKGFMLPAGNAYVCFSPKALEKRHTAKCPRSFLNIEDQIQANQTGYFPYTPNTSMLHGLRQVLNLLLAEGMDNVYARHHRLAEGARRAVLDGWGLTLCARDPKWYSDSVSAIVVPEGFDARDVMHVAYNRYNLSLGGGLSEVAGKVFRIGHMGDLNELMLAGAIVGAEMAMRDAGIDLKPGSGITAAMEYWRDTAPPVPGK; this comes from the coding sequence ATGGCAGGTCGCAATCATCTCTATGTCCCCGGCCCCACCAACGCGCCGGACTCCGTACTCAGCGCCATGCATGTGCCGATGGAGGACCATCGGGCACCGGATTTCTCGGAATTGGTCAAGCCGCTGCTGGAAGATCTGAAAAAAGTCTTCCGCACCGAAAAAGGCCAAGTTTTTCTCTTCCCCGCCACCGGCACCGCCGGGTGGGAAGTCGCCATGACCAACACTTTATCGCCGGGCGATAAAGTGTTGTCCTACCGCTTCGGTCAATTCAGTCATCTGTGGATCCAGTCGGCCCAACGCATGGGGCTCGACGTGGAATATCACGAAGTGCCCTGGGGCGAAGGCGTGCCTTTGGAGCATCTGGAACAGCGCCTCCAAGAGGATACCAACCATGAAATCAAGGGGCTGTTGATTTGCCACAACGAAACCGCCACCGGGGTCACCAATGACCTGGCGGCCATTCGTCGTATCCTCGATGCCACCGGTCACCCAGCCCTATTCATGATCGACGGGGTCAGCTCCATCGGCAGCATCGAGTTCCGCATGGACGACTGGGGCGTGGACGTGGCCCTGACCGGTTCCCAGAAAGGCTTCATGCTGCCGGCCGGCAACGCCTACGTCTGCTTCAGCCCCAAGGCCCTGGAAAAACGCCATACCGCCAAGTGCCCGCGCAGCTTCTTGAATATCGAGGACCAGATTCAGGCCAACCAAACCGGCTACTTCCCCTACACCCCTAACACCTCTATGCTCCACGGCCTCCGCCAGGTACTGAATCTGCTGTTGGCCGAAGGCATGGACAACGTCTACGCCCGCCACCACCGGCTGGCCGAGGGCGCGCGGCGCGCGGTGCTGGACGGCTGGGGATTGACCCTCTGCGCCCGGGATCCCAAGTGGTATTCGGATTCGGTTTCCGCCATCGTGGTGCCGGAAGGTTTCGACGCCCGGGACGTGATGCACGTCGCCTACAACCGTTACAACCTGTCCCTGGGGGGCGGTCTTTCGGAAGTGGCCGGCAAGGTGTTCCGGATCGGCCATATGGGCGACCTCAACGAATTGATGCTGGCCGGCGCCATCGTCGGCGCCGAGATGGCGATGCGCGACGCGGGCATCGATCTCAAACCCGGCAGCGGCATTACCGCGGCGATGGAATACTGGCGCGACACCGCGCCGCCGGTGCCGGGCAAATAA
- a CDS encoding response regulator, with protein sequence MIRVLIADDHELVRSGIQYILDADPRIAVVGLAGSGEEALSRVDELRPEIVLMDIHMPGIGGLQASQRLRQQHPDIKIIGLSVCDDGPLPRSLLKAGIHGYISKNCPPDEMITAIMTVYEGQSYLSSDVAEHLSASDCKKTGSPFDQLSCREMEVVVMTLQGKPIQSIAAALKVSPKTVCTYRYRVFDKLGVGNDVELTRLATKYNLLNGILS encoded by the coding sequence ATGATCCGGGTATTGATTGCGGACGATCACGAACTTGTTCGCAGCGGCATTCAATATATTCTCGATGCCGATCCGAGGATCGCCGTGGTTGGCTTGGCCGGCAGCGGTGAAGAAGCTCTGAGCCGGGTCGATGAACTTCGTCCCGAGATCGTCCTGATGGATATCCACATGCCGGGAATCGGCGGATTGCAAGCCAGCCAAAGGCTCAGACAACAGCATCCGGATATCAAGATCATCGGGCTCAGCGTCTGCGACGACGGGCCCCTTCCCCGCAGCCTTTTGAAAGCCGGCATCCACGGTTACATCTCCAAAAACTGTCCTCCCGATGAGATGATCACCGCCATCATGACCGTATACGAAGGGCAAAGCTATCTCAGCTCGGACGTGGCCGAACATCTAAGCGCCAGTGATTGCAAGAAAACCGGCTCCCCGTTCGACCAATTGTCCTGCCGGGAAATGGAAGTGGTGGTCATGACGCTGCAGGGCAAGCCCATCCAATCGATCGCCGCGGCCCTGAAAGTCAGCCCCAAAACCGTATGCACCTATCGTTACCGAGTCTTCGACAAACTGGGAGTCGGCAACGATGTGGAATTGACGCGTCTGGCGACCAAATACAACTTGCTAAACGGCATTCTCAGCTAA